One part of the Dyadobacter sp. 676 genome encodes these proteins:
- a CDS encoding SusC/RagA family TonB-linked outer membrane protein codes for MRQKCTALARLVTLLLLLTGSTWSIAQDKRTVNGTVLDKDQNPLPGVSFLIKGSNTGGATDANGKFSIAVPSSSAVLVFSSIGFVTKEVPVGNATQLTVNLDEDNKTLNEVVITGFGMSTEVRKVPYSIQEVKGADISRTNNANMVNALQGKVAGVMINQGTGGPMSSSRIRIRGNASLSPNTQPLFVVDGVLIRPGTSGADSWGAAQDFGNIMKNINPDNIESMTVLKGSAASSLYGSEALNGVVVIQTKKGRVDKGLGVTYNHTSSFETAYKFLDLQNEYGAGLNPTFATGADGVPEVDRPNYNFSYGPKFEGQMVRDLDGRMVEWKANDPIKFFQTGKYINHNIAVEGGNERSSFRASFSSLKNTSIMAAGTELKRNNFNIRGTQKIGKVLNLDVSADYTDNDMVNPIRQGGNYNPVFRFVYGRPRNMDIDYWSKNYIDPVAGGRRRGTADPYNITEFMFQTFEYKQLRNEKVFRGNIDLTGNITDWLSFLVRGNVQNELYTGNNRNRGDNVNFSGGEYREYSENQTQTRFQALLTANKQLSTDFNLSLSAGGETNRLNGGRRFDVRTDGGLRVPDVFSLANSINVLKFEKNELIPSKRIDALYAYGDLTYKDAITLSASYRTDWSSTLTYANGSGDYIYSYPSVGLSWIATESLKGLPSWLSFGKLRASLGYTGGDTDPWSTNQTGSYKPDGTYLQPDGSVVNWSGFRDNTLPNYALKNRLAREVEFGADIRFFNNRLGIDATVYNKITKNEILSLNTTPESGVSKRIVNAGRIQNKGVEILLTATPIKRNDFEWNTSINFSRNRNKVLELVEGTDTYELSLGFGADIKSVARVGKDYGTLITPYGFAIYKSDNPNDPANGKRVIGSISGEGGIGYVRNGSYGDKADKELGTVMEKFLASNVNTFRYKNFTATVQADAKIGGLMSSATHQYGSSFGAFKFTLPGRNTELGGVTYTDGEGVVKNDGIIPDGVLAQGFQVVVDGKPKDLGGMSYADAVAAGYVKPIPAYAYYLNLTQWSSGIREYSTFENSWVALREVSIGYNVPASWLGKAKIQSLRVSLVGRNLGYLYKTAKDGINPEGLYSNKAGEFMEYGGLPFSRNLGVSVSVGL; via the coding sequence ATGAGACAAAAGTGTACTGCTTTAGCACGTCTGGTAACATTGCTCCTCCTCCTCACCGGAAGTACCTGGAGTATTGCCCAAGACAAAAGGACCGTCAACGGGACGGTGCTCGACAAGGACCAGAATCCTTTGCCCGGCGTTTCCTTCCTTATCAAGGGAAGTAACACAGGTGGCGCCACCGATGCCAACGGAAAGTTCAGCATCGCTGTGCCTTCCAGCTCGGCTGTGCTGGTTTTTTCATCCATCGGATTTGTAACCAAAGAGGTGCCGGTGGGTAACGCTACCCAGCTGACCGTAAATCTCGACGAAGACAACAAAACGCTTAACGAAGTAGTTATCACCGGCTTCGGTATGTCCACCGAGGTGCGTAAAGTTCCTTATTCCATTCAGGAAGTAAAAGGAGCCGACATTTCCCGGACCAACAATGCGAACATGGTGAACGCGCTACAAGGTAAAGTGGCGGGTGTGATGATCAACCAGGGAACAGGTGGCCCGATGTCGTCGTCACGTATCCGTATCCGTGGTAATGCCTCTCTGAGTCCCAATACCCAACCCCTGTTCGTGGTGGATGGTGTGTTGATCCGTCCTGGTACATCCGGTGCCGACTCCTGGGGCGCTGCGCAGGACTTCGGTAACATCATGAAGAACATCAACCCCGACAACATCGAGTCGATGACTGTACTGAAAGGTTCGGCAGCGAGCTCTTTGTATGGTTCGGAGGCTTTGAACGGCGTGGTGGTGATTCAAACCAAAAAAGGACGTGTGGATAAAGGTTTGGGTGTTACCTACAACCATACTTCGAGCTTTGAAACCGCCTACAAATTCCTCGACCTGCAAAATGAATACGGCGCAGGTCTGAACCCTACATTTGCAACGGGTGCCGACGGCGTTCCCGAAGTAGATCGCCCTAACTATAATTTCTCGTATGGTCCCAAATTCGAGGGGCAAATGGTACGCGACCTGGACGGCCGTATGGTCGAATGGAAAGCTAATGATCCGATTAAGTTCTTTCAGACCGGTAAGTATATTAACCATAACATCGCGGTGGAAGGCGGTAACGAGCGCAGTTCTTTCCGTGCGTCTTTCTCTTCGCTGAAAAACACCAGCATCATGGCTGCGGGAACCGAGCTGAAACGTAATAACTTTAACATTCGCGGAACCCAGAAAATAGGCAAGGTCCTGAATCTCGACGTAAGCGCGGATTATACCGACAACGACATGGTTAACCCGATCCGTCAGGGCGGTAACTATAACCCCGTATTCCGTTTTGTTTATGGTCGCCCTCGTAATATGGATATCGATTATTGGTCCAAAAACTACATCGATCCGGTTGCCGGCGGCCGGCGTCGCGGAACTGCCGATCCGTACAACATCACCGAGTTTATGTTTCAGACGTTCGAGTACAAGCAACTCAGAAATGAAAAGGTATTCCGTGGAAACATCGACCTGACAGGCAACATTACCGACTGGCTGAGCTTCCTCGTGCGCGGTAACGTGCAGAATGAGTTATACACCGGTAACAACCGCAACAGGGGCGACAACGTCAACTTCTCGGGTGGCGAATACCGTGAATATTCGGAGAACCAGACTCAGACGCGTTTCCAGGCCCTCCTGACCGCCAACAAGCAATTGAGCACCGATTTCAACCTGAGCCTGTCCGCAGGTGGAGAAACAAACCGTTTGAATGGCGGTCGCAGATTTGATGTGAGAACCGACGGTGGCCTTCGCGTACCAGATGTCTTTTCTCTTGCGAACAGCATTAACGTGTTGAAATTTGAGAAAAACGAGCTTATTCCATCGAAACGCATCGACGCTTTGTACGCTTATGGCGATTTGACTTATAAGGACGCGATTACTTTGAGTGCGAGCTACCGTACCGACTGGTCTTCGACATTGACCTACGCTAACGGAAGCGGCGACTATATTTATTCCTATCCGTCGGTAGGTCTGTCATGGATCGCTACCGAGTCGCTGAAAGGCCTTCCGTCATGGTTGTCGTTCGGTAAGTTACGTGCCAGCCTGGGTTACACCGGTGGTGATACCGACCCGTGGTCGACCAACCAAACCGGTTCGTACAAACCCGATGGAACCTACTTGCAGCCGGACGGCAGCGTAGTGAACTGGTCCGGATTCCGCGATAACACATTGCCCAACTACGCGTTGAAAAACCGTTTGGCGCGTGAGGTGGAATTCGGCGCGGATATCCGTTTCTTCAACAACCGTTTGGGAATCGATGCGACCGTTTACAACAAGATTACTAAAAACGAAATCCTGAGCCTGAACACGACGCCGGAGTCGGGTGTGAGCAAGAGAATTGTCAACGCCGGTAGAATCCAGAACAAGGGGGTTGAGATCCTTTTGACGGCGACGCCCATCAAGAGAAACGATTTCGAGTGGAATACCAGCATCAACTTCTCTCGCAACCGCAACAAGGTGCTTGAACTGGTCGAAGGAACGGATACTTATGAGCTTTCGCTCGGTTTTGGTGCCGATATTAAATCCGTGGCGCGCGTAGGTAAAGACTATGGAACGCTTATCACGCCCTATGGTTTCGCGATCTATAAATCCGACAATCCCAATGATCCTGCCAACGGCAAGCGTGTAATCGGGTCTATTTCCGGTGAAGGTGGTATCGGTTACGTTCGTAACGGTTCCTATGGAGACAAGGCTGACAAGGAGCTGGGAACAGTGATGGAGAAATTCCTTGCAAGCAACGTGAACACGTTCCGTTACAAGAATTTCACGGCGACTGTTCAGGCTGATGCCAAAATCGGTGGTTTGATGTCATCGGCAACACACCAGTACGGATCTTCTTTTGGTGCATTCAAGTTTACATTGCCGGGTCGTAATACGGAGCTGGGAGGGGTAACTTACACCGACGGGGAAGGAGTTGTGAAAAACGACGGTATCATTCCGGACGGTGTACTTGCACAAGGTTTCCAGGTGGTAGTGGACGGGAAGCCCAAGGACCTCGGTGGCATGAGCTATGCGGACGCGGTTGCGGCAGGTTATGTGAAACCGATCCCCGCATATGCCTATTATCTGAACCTTACGCAATGGTCGTCGGGTATCCGCGAATATTCTACTTTCGAGAACTCGTGGGTTGCGTTGCGCGAGGTTTCAATCGGCTATAATGTGCCTGCTTCATGGCTGGGTAAAGCTAAAATCCAGAGCCTGCGGGTGAGCCTGGTGGGCCGTAACCTGGGGTACCTCTATAAAACTGCGAAGGACGGTATCAATCCCGAAGGTTTGTATAGCAACAAAGCGGGTGAATTCATGGAATATGGTGGTTTGCCATTCTCGCGTAACCTTGGTGTATCAGTCAGCGTAGGATTGTAA
- a CDS encoding vanadium-dependent haloperoxidase, translating to MLTSIALFDGFISCWDEKYRSQVIRPETVINAYVDEKWRPLLQTPPFPEYTSGHSVISTAAAIVLESELGKDFAFDDRTEMPYGLPMRRFASFSAAADEAAVSRLYGGIHYRSAIVNGQQQGRGVGNQVIQKIRLKAPINK from the coding sequence TTGTTGACCTCGATCGCATTGTTTGACGGCTTTATCAGCTGTTGGGACGAAAAATACCGCAGCCAGGTGATCCGGCCCGAAACGGTGATCAATGCCTATGTGGATGAAAAATGGAGGCCGTTGCTGCAGACACCGCCATTTCCGGAGTATACCAGCGGGCATAGTGTTATTTCAACGGCCGCCGCCATAGTGCTGGAAAGTGAACTGGGAAAAGACTTTGCGTTCGACGACCGCACGGAAATGCCTTATGGCTTGCCAATGCGGCGTTTCGCATCATTTTCGGCTGCGGCGGACGAGGCGGCGGTCAGCCGGTTGTATGGAGGCATCCATTACAGGTCGGCAATCGTTAATGGCCAGCAGCAAGGCAGGGGCGTTGGAAATCAGGTAATTCAAAAAATAAGGCTAAAAGCGCCTATCAACAAATAG
- a CDS encoding VCBS repeat-containing protein, giving the protein MGKLYYLLFLLPFPVFSQPGFRKLPVRETGLNFTNRIEENDSLHIFRYEYLYNGNGIGVGDFNGDGKPDLFISGNTVPNKLFLNRSQEGRIAFQDVSRKAKVEGNGKWATGVSVADVNGDGLPDIYVCHSGFYRKLSDKNNELFINQGVRNGIPAFREVAVEAGLNAIGSQSTQAAFFDYDKDGDLDMFLLNHSNHTVNPFLNTKEMRATPNPYFGNRLFENVSENGNLKFRDVTQKSGIINNALNFGLSVVVADINQDGWPDLYTTSDYTEVDCYYVNNRDGTFTESLKKSFTHVSRFSMGADVADFNNDGLPDVLTLDMLPEDNHRQKLLKGPDMYDQYHLLLDSGYYHQNMRNMLHLNRGSDPAGHVRFSEIGQLAGISNTDWSWAGLMADLDNDGWKDLMITNGYLRDFTNMDFLKYTVADEQMKEAAKGNLNFRTYDLVQKMPSNKLRNYIFKNNGMPGSYGFQDVSEEWGMNELTVSNAAAYADFDGDGDLDLVISHINEPVSVYQNQTRAKSLTLRLQGMRANSQALGAKARVYAGGTVQYAELYPVRGYQSTVTTDLHFGLGSISRADSVKIEWPSGKVTLLTGQAAGMVVLRETEGVDSERELAATIHPRFSKVPMEAVGIDFVHHENEFVDFKVEVLLPYQLSRLGPALAKGDVNGDGLDDVFLGGASRQFGVLYIQRKDGTFEGATTQPWRQNVGCEEVNALFFDADGDRDPDLYVVSGGNEFEENAPEYRDHLYLNDGRGAFHEEVLALPSMKNPKQCIAAADIDGDGDLDLFVGGRAVPGSFPVAARSYLLRNDSRGVNVKFTDITPAAPALLNPGMVTAAVFTDLNADKMPDLMLAGDWMSVMVFKNAGNTFEYQSVADLKDLDGMWAALEAADLDGDGDLDFILGNAGGNNQYKASPEKPLAVYYDDFDKNGVIDPVCTYYIGEKSYPMFSRDEMLDQVTVLRRKYTSYAAYADATIEDVFGKEAVERSRKVYCKELKSIVLENLGGFGFKRHPLPETVQFSRTSGVIAKDFTGDQKADLVLAGNFLPYRVQLGPCDASVGTMLKQTTAFRFEEVPAAEAGLWADGDVRHAVLLNDARILLSVNNDQPVLLEWKK; this is encoded by the coding sequence ATGGGTAAACTCTACTATCTATTGTTTTTGCTGCCATTTCCCGTTTTTTCCCAACCTGGTTTCAGGAAGCTGCCCGTCAGGGAAACCGGCCTGAACTTCACAAACCGGATCGAGGAAAACGATTCGCTGCACATTTTCCGGTATGAATACCTCTATAACGGAAACGGGATCGGCGTGGGCGATTTTAACGGGGACGGCAAACCGGATCTTTTCATTTCGGGAAACACCGTCCCTAACAAGCTGTTTCTCAACCGTTCGCAGGAAGGCCGCATTGCTTTCCAGGACGTTAGCAGGAAAGCGAAAGTGGAAGGTAACGGCAAATGGGCGACAGGCGTGAGCGTGGCCGACGTGAACGGTGACGGCCTGCCTGACATTTACGTATGCCACTCGGGGTTCTACCGGAAACTGTCGGACAAAAACAACGAACTGTTTATCAACCAGGGCGTCAGGAACGGAATCCCGGCTTTCAGGGAAGTGGCTGTGGAAGCGGGCCTGAATGCGATCGGCTCGCAGTCGACGCAGGCGGCTTTTTTTGACTATGACAAAGACGGCGACCTGGACATGTTCCTGCTGAACCATTCTAATCACACAGTCAATCCGTTCCTGAATACCAAAGAAATGCGCGCTACGCCGAACCCGTATTTCGGCAACCGGCTTTTCGAGAATGTGAGTGAGAATGGTAATCTGAAATTCAGGGACGTGACGCAAAAATCGGGCATTATCAATAACGCTTTGAATTTCGGGCTAAGCGTGGTCGTCGCGGATATCAACCAGGATGGCTGGCCGGATCTTTACACAACAAGCGACTATACCGAAGTGGATTGTTATTATGTCAATAACCGCGACGGGACATTTACCGAATCCCTGAAAAAGTCGTTTACGCATGTTTCCAGGTTTTCCATGGGTGCCGACGTGGCGGATTTCAATAACGACGGGCTGCCTGACGTGCTCACGCTCGACATGCTTCCGGAGGACAATCACCGCCAGAAGTTGCTGAAAGGCCCCGACATGTACGATCAATACCATTTGCTTCTGGATAGCGGCTATTACCATCAGAATATGCGTAATATGCTGCATTTGAACCGCGGTAGCGACCCGGCGGGCCATGTACGTTTCAGTGAAATAGGTCAACTGGCGGGTATCAGCAACACGGATTGGAGCTGGGCCGGGCTGATGGCCGACCTCGACAACGACGGCTGGAAGGACCTGATGATAACAAACGGCTATCTCAGGGATTTCACCAATATGGATTTCCTCAAATACACCGTCGCCGATGAACAAATGAAGGAGGCTGCAAAGGGAAACCTGAATTTCAGGACATATGACCTCGTACAGAAAATGCCGTCCAACAAATTGAGAAACTACATTTTCAAAAACAACGGTATGCCGGGAAGCTATGGTTTTCAGGATGTTTCCGAGGAATGGGGAATGAACGAGCTGACCGTTTCCAATGCCGCGGCATACGCCGACTTTGACGGCGATGGCGACCTGGACCTGGTTATTTCGCACATCAATGAGCCTGTTTCGGTTTACCAAAACCAAACTCGGGCAAAGAGCCTCACGCTCCGTCTGCAAGGCATGCGTGCCAACTCGCAGGCACTTGGCGCAAAGGCGCGTGTGTATGCGGGAGGAACAGTCCAATATGCCGAGCTCTATCCCGTGAGGGGGTATCAATCGACCGTTACTACCGATCTGCATTTCGGGCTGGGAAGCATTTCCAGGGCCGATTCCGTGAAAATCGAATGGCCTTCGGGGAAAGTTACCTTGCTGACTGGGCAAGCCGCCGGAATGGTGGTTTTGCGGGAAACGGAAGGCGTCGATTCAGAACGGGAATTAGCTGCGACCATCCATCCCCGATTCAGCAAAGTGCCCATGGAGGCCGTAGGGATAGATTTTGTCCATCATGAAAATGAATTTGTCGATTTCAAGGTAGAAGTGCTGTTGCCCTACCAGCTTTCCCGGCTGGGGCCGGCCCTTGCGAAAGGCGATGTGAATGGCGATGGTCTCGACGACGTTTTTCTGGGCGGTGCTTCCCGGCAGTTCGGCGTGCTTTATATCCAGCGGAAAGATGGTACTTTCGAGGGAGCTACTACGCAGCCCTGGCGGCAAAACGTGGGTTGTGAGGAAGTAAATGCATTGTTTTTCGATGCGGACGGCGACCGCGACCCGGATCTCTACGTTGTCAGCGGTGGAAACGAATTCGAGGAAAATGCACCTGAGTACCGCGATCATTTATACCTCAATGACGGCAGGGGCGCTTTTCACGAAGAAGTGCTAGCCCTGCCTTCCATGAAAAATCCGAAACAATGCATTGCGGCAGCCGATATCGACGGCGACGGCGACCTGGATCTTTTTGTAGGGGGACGCGCGGTGCCTGGCTCGTTCCCCGTGGCGGCGAGAAGTTATCTGCTGAGAAACGATTCTCGGGGCGTCAATGTAAAATTTACGGATATTACACCGGCAGCGCCCGCTTTGCTGAACCCGGGAATGGTTACCGCGGCTGTCTTTACCGATCTGAATGCCGACAAAATGCCCGATCTCATGCTCGCGGGCGACTGGATGTCCGTTATGGTATTCAAAAATGCAGGCAATACATTTGAGTACCAGTCGGTTGCCGACTTGAAGGATCTCGACGGCATGTGGGCGGCCCTCGAAGCGGCCGATCTCGACGGAGATGGCGACCTGGATTTTATATTGGGTAATGCAGGCGGGAATAATCAGTATAAAGCCAGCCCGGAAAAGCCGCTGGCGGTCTATTACGATGATTTTGACAAGAATGGTGTCATCGATCCGGTTTGTACGTATTACATCGGGGAAAAGAGCTATCCCATGTTCTCCCGCGATGAAATGCTCGATCAGGTAACCGTCCTTAGAAGAAAATACACCAGCTATGCCGCCTATGCCGACGCTACCATAGAGGACGTATTTGGAAAAGAGGCGGTGGAAAGGAGCAGGAAGGTGTATTGCAAAGAGTTGAAAAGCATCGTACTCGAGAACCTGGGCGGATTTGGGTTCAAAAGACATCCCCTGCCCGAAACCGTGCAATTTTCAAGAACCAGCGGTGTCATCGCGAAAGATTTCACCGGTGATCAAAAGGCAGACCTCGTTCTTGCAGGCAACTTTTTGCCTTACCGCGTTCAGCTTGGGCCCTGCGATGCTTCGGTGGGCACGATGTTGAAACAAACCACCGCTTTCCGCTTCGAGGAGGTGCCGGCCGCAGAGGCGGGCCTGTGGGCAGACGGGGATGTACGTCATGCCGTGCTTTTAAATGATGCTCGTATATTACTGTCCGTTAATAACGATCAGCCTGTTTTACTGGAATGGAAAAAGTGA
- a CDS encoding cytochrome c — translation MLFRKGLFLVFLLMLCDWCAGQAPEFYKDVQPIIHASCVPCHRAGEAAPFPLVTFEDVSKRSKFIKQVVSSRYMPPWKADNHYNSFANDRSLSEKDIKTIVGWIDAGTPKGKVNIKAEQELQARLDAGTAYKRKPDLRLSMKEAFTLKGDATERFVMFKIPFEMEQEANVEAIEFTSNNKKLIHHANFAIHPVPDASVDLHNTVDFVDLSGPDGDKYYEWLKYKKEMTYYGGWIPGTTVEAYPEDMGWIMPKRGVVLLTVHFGPSSVDAQSVDGVNIFFKKTPIKRKVKVISLGSGGIGEKEISPPLMIFANEVNSFKLRIANNQPDISLLYAWPHMHYLGKEFKAYATLASGDTVKLVHVPAWDFRWQEIYKYKKPVLLPKGAVVTVEATYDNTASNPANPHNPPQLVMSTGNMRSDQEMMTLILMYVDRLPGDEELVFKWN, via the coding sequence ATGCTGTTTCGAAAAGGCCTTTTCCTGGTTTTTTTGTTGATGTTATGCGATTGGTGTGCAGGCCAGGCCCCGGAGTTCTATAAGGATGTGCAACCGATTATTCATGCTAGTTGCGTGCCTTGTCATCGCGCGGGCGAAGCGGCCCCGTTTCCGCTGGTAACGTTCGAGGATGTTTCCAAACGCTCCAAATTCATTAAACAGGTCGTCAGCTCGCGGTATATGCCACCGTGGAAGGCGGATAACCACTACAATTCTTTCGCAAACGACCGCTCATTGAGCGAAAAGGATATTAAAACGATCGTCGGGTGGATCGACGCCGGTACGCCGAAAGGCAAGGTCAATATAAAAGCCGAACAGGAGTTACAGGCCCGCCTCGATGCCGGAACAGCTTATAAACGCAAACCCGACCTCAGGCTGAGCATGAAAGAGGCGTTTACGCTGAAAGGCGACGCCACGGAACGGTTCGTTATGTTCAAAATCCCGTTTGAAATGGAACAGGAAGCGAACGTGGAGGCGATCGAATTTACTTCAAACAACAAGAAACTCATCCACCACGCGAATTTTGCTATACATCCGGTGCCGGACGCGTCGGTGGACTTGCATAACACGGTCGATTTTGTGGATTTGAGCGGTCCCGATGGCGATAAGTACTACGAATGGCTCAAATACAAAAAGGAAATGACCTATTACGGGGGCTGGATTCCGGGTACCACGGTGGAGGCGTATCCCGAAGACATGGGTTGGATCATGCCGAAACGGGGCGTGGTGTTGCTGACAGTGCATTTCGGCCCCAGTTCGGTGGATGCCCAAAGTGTCGACGGAGTCAATATTTTCTTTAAAAAAACGCCTATTAAAAGGAAGGTAAAGGTGATCAGCCTGGGCTCGGGAGGGATCGGCGAGAAGGAGATCAGTCCTCCTCTGATGATCTTCGCAAATGAGGTGAACAGTTTCAAACTGCGTATAGCGAACAACCAACCGGATATTTCCCTCCTGTATGCCTGGCCGCATATGCATTATCTGGGCAAGGAGTTCAAGGCTTACGCGACGCTGGCCTCGGGCGATACCGTGAAGCTCGTACATGTGCCGGCGTGGGATTTCCGGTGGCAGGAGATTTACAAATACAAAAAGCCCGTGCTGCTTCCAAAAGGGGCCGTGGTAACGGTGGAGGCAACCTATGACAATACGGCAAGTAACCCTGCGAATCCCCATAACCCGCCGCAACTGGTGATGTCGACGGGCAATATGCGGAGCGATCAGGAGATGATGACGCTTATCCTGATGTACGTCGACAGGCTTCCTGGCGACGAGGAGCTTGTTTTCAAGTGGAATTGA
- the argB gene encoding acetylglutamate kinase, producing MSQALYVVKIGGNVIDNPEASSRFLKAFARLDAPKVLVHGGGKVATQIAAKLQIETQMVDGRRITDQPMLDVVTMVYGGLVNKNLVAQLQAAGCNAIGLTGADGGIIRSVKRPVKTIDYGFVGDIEAVNGRQINAILSSGLTPVIAPLTYSAEGLLLNTNADTMASATAVAMSEVFEVNLIYCFEKKGVLSDPDNDDAVIAKLVPATYEEHKSTGAINKGMIPKLDNAFAALHSGVKQVTICHADELANAAAGGAGTAIVLD from the coding sequence ATGTCCCAGGCCCTATACGTAGTCAAGATCGGTGGTAATGTGATCGACAATCCCGAAGCATCTTCCCGTTTTCTCAAAGCATTCGCACGGCTCGACGCCCCAAAAGTTCTTGTGCACGGGGGCGGAAAGGTTGCGACGCAGATCGCCGCGAAGTTACAGATCGAAACGCAGATGGTCGATGGCCGCCGCATTACCGACCAGCCGATGCTGGACGTGGTGACCATGGTTTACGGAGGTCTGGTCAATAAAAACCTCGTTGCACAATTGCAGGCGGCCGGTTGCAACGCCATCGGCCTCACCGGTGCCGACGGCGGTATCATACGTTCGGTGAAGCGCCCGGTCAAAACGATCGATTATGGGTTTGTTGGCGACATCGAAGCTGTAAACGGCAGACAAATCAATGCAATCCTGTCCAGCGGCCTGACACCCGTTATCGCGCCCTTGACTTACAGTGCCGAGGGGCTGCTTCTCAACACCAACGCCGATACGATGGCCTCCGCGACAGCCGTGGCAATGTCGGAAGTCTTCGAAGTAAACCTTATTTACTGCTTTGAGAAAAAGGGCGTCCTTTCCGATCCCGATAACGACGACGCAGTGATCGCTAAACTCGTTCCTGCCACCTATGAAGAGCACAAATCGACCGGCGCTATTAATAAAGGAATGATTCCCAAGCTCGACAATGCATTTGCCGCATTGCATTCCGGGGTGAAGCAGGTGACCATTTGCCATGCGGATGAACTTGCGAATGCGGCCGCGGGAGGAGCAGGGACGGCGATCGTGCTCGATTAA